The Oceanispirochaeta sp. genome window below encodes:
- a CDS encoding SGNH/GDSL hydrolase family protein, whose protein sequence is MKKIKKSLFLLGDSISIHYRPFLLKSLNPQWEVNGKDGLIEAMEDLDFPRGANGGDSDMILDYLRETLPFPGTELILCNCGLHDIKRYPDKQGCQVSSSLYERNLEEILSLCRKTDTKFVWITITEFDETIHNQRQTSFKRLKKDLYLYNNIALEVMERNNVDIIDLSGYTRSLGLLEKYIDSVHFSLEIRKLQGEFLAEQFQKLVD, encoded by the coding sequence ATGAAAAAAATTAAAAAATCACTATTCCTTTTAGGAGATTCCATATCAATTCATTACAGACCTTTTTTATTAAAATCATTGAACCCGCAATGGGAAGTTAATGGAAAAGATGGCTTAATCGAAGCCATGGAAGATCTTGATTTCCCTCGAGGAGCCAATGGCGGGGACAGTGACATGATCCTGGACTATTTAAGAGAGACTCTCCCATTTCCCGGTACTGAATTGATCCTCTGCAATTGTGGACTACATGACATAAAAAGATACCCGGATAAGCAAGGCTGCCAAGTTTCGTCCAGTCTATATGAAAGAAATCTAGAGGAGATTCTATCTCTCTGTAGAAAGACTGACACTAAATTTGTTTGGATTACAATAACAGAGTTTGATGAGACGATTCATAACCAACGGCAAACAAGCTTTAAAAGACTCAAAAAGGATCTCTATTTATATAACAACATTGCCCTTGAAGTTATGGAGCGTAACAATGTGGATATTATTGATTTATCAGGGTATACCAGATCCTTGGGACTATTAGAAAAGTATATAGACAGTGTGCATTTTTCCTTAGAGATAAGAAAGTTACAGGGCGAGTTCCTGGCTGAACAATTCCAGAAACTGGTGGACTGA
- a CDS encoding alginate lyase family protein, with protein MSIFLCESELEAIKNRKRNTPLDDLLWLFLNKSKERQSQTGLVNLSSTQDWWHLAFEYISESALSYRIKEDEGLGAWIRSTVLAIVRRPVCDWVGPTFRDHTLDPPAGNLETAHLSWSVSFAYDLCPSLFTPEEQKEIETCLIERAIGLCQNYCDTLPRKINNWYCILLAGVIVPAAVLGRQDILEDNLERVKLCFSLFQEDGSYGESAQYANYALQGLFLITEAYKRSAPLLLDLQHCASYAKAARFWVYNHIHRKNLSGWGHVSRSFNFGDSAAIFAPSADILLHMAATLKEVDPESASLAKWLFEEAYLPVEQPMVDDRSSFGFVPGIGIFTLILLPRSCEARGPEQLERSRSFENGYTYMRDCWGGDSSVAVAGCAKSLNTVAHSHGDINSLIVTHRGERFLVDPGHSCYRGLVHLQEIVSLHHNTCSFIQNSKAHRTSLDSFPGLIPQNGASGIRKISKDGLSDTVKRGKTLGFFDDGFISHCANDAGELYDAPLDVFERHIILCGAQVIYIVDRIVADEPVTPLWTWVLNNRDGKLEVNPLKDRLVARRGSAGMKIFHGGGGCLSGPQYGYMHDAYHPLPGEKGEGLQGSAHLYRWTGSESRKEHTVVHAIALGGYGEIASWHYETTGKEYTLYSLSDNTKHWTLSLEQDGFTLCGKKTGRSVCFGSKF; from the coding sequence TTTCAGAGAGCGCGCTTTCCTACCGGATAAAAGAAGATGAAGGACTAGGTGCCTGGATCAGATCTACTGTTTTAGCCATTGTCAGACGTCCTGTTTGCGACTGGGTCGGCCCAACTTTCCGGGATCATACTCTTGATCCTCCTGCTGGGAATCTTGAAACAGCCCATTTATCCTGGTCCGTTTCTTTTGCCTATGATCTGTGTCCTTCTCTTTTCACTCCTGAAGAGCAAAAAGAGATAGAAACCTGTCTGATAGAGAGAGCCATCGGACTCTGTCAGAATTATTGTGATACCCTTCCCAGAAAGATTAACAATTGGTACTGCATCCTTTTGGCCGGAGTAATAGTCCCCGCAGCTGTATTAGGAAGGCAGGACATATTGGAGGACAATCTTGAGAGAGTCAAACTCTGTTTTTCTCTTTTTCAAGAGGATGGATCCTACGGTGAATCCGCTCAGTATGCTAATTATGCACTACAGGGACTCTTCCTGATTACTGAAGCCTATAAGAGAAGTGCTCCCTTACTTCTGGATCTGCAACACTGCGCTTCTTATGCAAAAGCAGCTCGTTTCTGGGTATACAATCATATCCATAGAAAGAATCTGTCCGGTTGGGGACATGTGTCCCGGTCTTTTAACTTTGGGGACTCAGCTGCTATCTTTGCCCCTTCTGCAGATATTCTTCTACATATGGCTGCTACCCTCAAAGAGGTTGATCCTGAGTCTGCTTCTCTGGCCAAATGGCTCTTTGAGGAAGCCTATCTTCCTGTGGAACAACCTATGGTCGATGACCGGAGTTCTTTTGGTTTTGTCCCGGGAATTGGTATCTTCACCTTGATTTTGCTACCCCGAAGTTGTGAGGCTCGTGGCCCTGAACAACTGGAGAGAAGCCGTAGTTTTGAGAATGGCTACACTTATATGAGAGATTGTTGGGGTGGTGACAGCTCTGTAGCCGTAGCAGGATGTGCAAAAAGTTTGAATACGGTGGCTCACTCCCATGGTGATATCAATTCTCTGATCGTCACCCATAGAGGGGAGAGATTTCTTGTCGATCCGGGACATAGTTGCTATAGAGGACTCGTGCATCTCCAAGAGATTGTATCCCTTCATCATAATACCTGTTCTTTTATTCAAAATAGCAAAGCTCATAGGACCTCATTAGACAGCTTCCCTGGTTTGATTCCTCAAAATGGAGCATCGGGCATTCGTAAAATCAGCAAAGATGGATTGAGTGATACAGTGAAACGAGGAAAAACTCTGGGATTTTTCGACGATGGGTTTATCTCCCACTGTGCTAATGATGCTGGAGAATTATACGATGCACCATTGGACGTTTTTGAGAGGCATATTATTTTGTGTGGTGCTCAAGTAATTTACATTGTAGATCGGATTGTAGCAGATGAGCCTGTAACTCCCCTTTGGACCTGGGTATTAAATAACCGGGATGGTAAGCTGGAAGTGAACCCTTTAAAGGATCGATTGGTTGCCCGTCGTGGGTCTGCAGGCATGAAAATCTTCCATGGAGGCGGAGGCTGCTTATCAGGACCTCAATATGGATATATGCATGATGCCTATCATCCTCTACCGGGAGAGAAAGGAGAGGGTTTACAAGGTTCTGCACATTTGTATCGCTGGACTGGAAGTGAATCAAGAAAAGAGCATACAGTTGTTCATGCCATAGCATTGGGAGGATATGGAGAAATTGCATCGTGGCATTACGAAACAACTGGTAAGGAATACACTCTCTACAGCCTGAGTGATAACACTAAACACTGGACTTTAAGCCTTGAACAGGATGGATTCACCCTGTGTGGAAAAAAAACTGGGAGGTCTGTTTGCTTTGGATCAAAATTTTAG